The following coding sequences are from one Kogia breviceps isolate mKogBre1 chromosome X, mKogBre1 haplotype 1, whole genome shotgun sequence window:
- the DDX53 gene encoding LOW QUALITY PROTEIN: DEAD box protein 53 (The sequence of the model RefSeq protein was modified relative to this genomic sequence to represent the inferred CDS: inserted 4 bases in 3 codons; deleted 1 base in 1 codon; substituted 5 bases at 5 genomic stop codons), whose product MARAPERKRVEPNRRALGASQDGMGGRGRGCSSTSSHLEPRAFGSQEQPLCFPIRNSMVGAVTGHGGSKIKDIQDTTSTKIQIIKGDSEAEVKIFGSKDMKAKAKAAXETLLKKQERHYSSESGVDNAASQPSAGRGSGRDNTARGAQPLIDXDQVKAEVVQWEKRKWADLSPIKKNFYIESKATRSLSQVQVDTWRKENFNIMCDDLKDGEKRPIPNPICKFEDAFQHYPELMKSTEKAGFXNPMPIQXQAWPIILQGIDLIGIAQTATGKTLSYLMHGFIHLHSQPISREQRNGPGLLVLTSTRELALQVEAECSKYSYKGLKSVCIYGGGNRKGQIQDVTKGVDIIIATPGRLNDLQINNCVNLRSITYLVLGEADKMLDLEFEHQIMKILLAVRPNRQTVMTSATWPDTICXLAQSYLKEPMIVYTGTLDLVNVNTVKQNVIVTTEEEKRSLTGEFLHSLSPKDKVIVFVSRKLVADDLSSDLSNQGITVQSLHSXTENSDREQALEDLKSGKVKILIATDLASRGLDISDVTHVCNYNSPWNTEEHVHRVGRTGRAGEMGVSVTLMTQGDWKIASTLINVLLRANQSVPEDRVGMXELYKLPRQKRDPKNKSRKSXEKSRKFY is encoded by the exons ATGGCGCGGGCCCCAGAGCGGAAGAGAGTGGAGCCGAATCGGAGAGCTCTCGGGGCCAGCCAGGATGGGATGGgtggcagaggcaggggctgcagcAGCACCTCCAGCCACCTGGAGCCTAGGGCTTTCGGCTCCCAAGAACAACCGCTCTGCTTTCCAATAAGGAACAGTATGGTTGGTGCGGTGACTGGTCATGGTGgatcaaaaataaaagacattcagGATACGACAAGCACCAAAATACAGATCATAAAAGGTGATTCTGAAGCAGAGGTGAAAATTTTTGGCAGCAAAGACATGAAAGCCAAGGCCAAAGCAG AAGAAACCcttcttaagaaacaagaaagacaCTACAGTTCAGAATCCGGTGTTGATAATGCTGCATCCCAACCCTCTGCTGGAAGAGGCTCAGGCAGAGATAACACTGCTAGAGGAGCTCAGCCACTGATAGACTAGGATCAAGTAAAGGCCGAAGTTGTacagtgggaaaaaagaaaatgggcagaTTTATCACCAATTAAGAAAAACTTTTACATAGAATCCAAAGCAACAAGGTCATTGTCTCAAGTGCAAGTAGACACttggagaaaggaaaatttcaacATAATGTGTGATGACTTGAAAGATGGTGAAAAACGTCCCATCCCCAATCCGATTTGCAAATTTGAAGATGCTTTCCAACATTATCCTGAACTTATGAAAAGCACTGAAAAAGCTGGTTTTTGAAACCCAATGCCAATTCAGTGACAGGCATGGCCCATTATTCTACAAGGAATAGATCTCATAGGAATTGCCCAAACTGCAACGGGCAAAACACTGTCCTATTTAATGCATGGGTTTATTCATCTCCATTCTCAACCAATATCTAGAGAACAAAGGAATGGACCCGGCTTGCTAGTCCTTACATCCACTAGAGAATTAGCTCTTCAGGTGGAAGCTGAATGTTCTAAGTATTCATATAAAGGTCTTAAAAGTGTTTGTATATATGGCGGTGGaaacagaaaaggacaaatacaaGATGTTACCAAAGGCGTAGACATCATCATTGCAACTCCTGGAAGACTGAATGATCTGCAAATTAATAACTGTGTCAACCTAAGAAGCATAACCTACTTAGTCTTAGGTGAGGCAGATAAAATGCTGGATCTGGAGTTTGAACACCAAATAATGAAGATTTTATTAGCTGTGCGCCCAAATCGGCAG ACTGTTATGACAAGTGCAACTTGGCCAGATACCATTTGTTGACTTGCACAATCTTATTTGAAAGAGCCTATGATTGTTTATACTGGTACTCTGGATCTAGTTAATGTAAACACAGTGAAGCAAAATGTAATTGTTaccacagaagaagaaaaacgatCTCTTACCGGAGAATTCCTACACAGCTTGTCACCCAAAGACAAAGTCATCGTGTTTGTCAGCAGAAAACTTGTTGCTGATGATTTATCAAGCGATTTAAGTAACCAAGGCATAACTGTACAATCCCTGCACAG GACAGAGAACAGTGATCGTGAGCAAGCATTAGAGGACTTGAAAAGTGGAAAAGTGAAAATACTGATCGCTACTGATTTAGCATCCCGAGGCCTCGATATTAGTGATGTCACACACGTATGTAATTACAATTCTCCATGGAATACTGAAGAACATGTACACAGAGTAGGGCGTACTGGAAGAGCAGGAGAGATGGGCGTATCAGTTACCCTTATGACTCAAGGTGATTGGAAGATTGCCAGTACATTGATTAATGTTCTGCTAAGAGCAAATCAGAGCGTCCCAGAAGATCGTGTAGGGA CTGAGCTATACAAATTACCTAGACAAAAAAGGGACcccaaaaataaatcaagaaaatcttaagaaaaatccagaaagtttTACTGA